TCTGGAGTTTTCCTTAAGCTGCGGAAACTGACTCAATATCTGTTCAATCTCGGCATGGGTTTGGTCAACGTCCCAACCTAGTCCATTTACACTGACTGGACGAGTAGCGACGACCCAAAACTCAACTAGATTTTGGCTGGTGACCCATAGCTGGTGGTTTTGGTTCAAGAGCTGTGCCACTGCGCTTCCTGCCAAGGCTTGCCAGGGCGAATTAGAATCGCTGCTTCTAAGCAAAATATTGGTATCGAGCAAATAATCGGCCATTAATCGTAGATATTTTCTCGTCTCAAGGCTTCATCAGGTAAGTTAGGGCCATTTTTGTGACTCTGAACCCACTGATGCCAGCGCTCAGCTCGCTCTTGGGGGGTGGCTGTTGCCCAAAAGGGTAGACCAGACCCAACAGGAAATAGAATCAGACGATTCTCATCACTCACTTCAATGCGAAATCGTGTGTTTGGCCGAAT
This genomic stretch from Nodosilinea sp. PGN35 harbors:
- a CDS encoding type II toxin-antitoxin system VapC family toxin; the encoded protein is MADYLLDTNILLRSSDSNSPWQALAGSAVAQLLNQNHQLWVTSQNLVEFWVVATRPVSVNGLGWDVDQTHAEIEQILSQFPQLKENSRIFSFWHHLVKTYQIRGKRVHDARLVAVMLTHGVTHLLTFNPDDFKTMRDIVVVHPETITEHDSQEL